The following coding sequences are from one Wenzhouxiangella sp. AB-CW3 window:
- a CDS encoding CcoQ/FixQ family Cbb3-type cytochrome c oxidase assembly chaperone, with translation MSSAIVTVLAMLGFVAVVVWVFIVKNREDFDEQASLPLDEDQSNDRNSTGHNGEESK, from the coding sequence ATGAGCAGCGCGATCGTGACCGTCCTGGCCATGCTCGGTTTCGTTGCCGTGGTCGTCTGGGTGTTCATCGTCAAGAACCGCGAGGACTTCGATGAACAGGCCAGCCTGCCGCTGGATGAAGATCAGTCCAATGACCGCAACAGCACCGGCCACAACGGGGAGGAATCGAAATGA
- the ccoO gene encoding cytochrome-c oxidase, cbb3-type subunit II: protein MSDKKGTLHEKIEKNVGLMGILIVLVISIGGIVEIVPLMFKASVVEPAEGVQPWGPLELAGRDVYVAEGCYNCHSQQIRPFRAETERYGHYSVAGEHVYDRPFQWGSKRTGPDLARVGGLYSDDWHYLHMMDPRAVVPGSNMPAYPWLAERYVDPEVIQRRMRALQRIGTPYTDEDIEGAVEAVAGRTEMDAIIAYLQSLGTDWTGQHAAADDSGGDS, encoded by the coding sequence ATGAGCGACAAGAAAGGCACATTGCACGAAAAGATCGAGAAGAACGTCGGACTGATGGGCATTCTCATCGTGCTGGTCATCAGCATCGGCGGCATCGTCGAGATCGTGCCGCTGATGTTCAAGGCCTCGGTGGTTGAGCCGGCCGAGGGGGTTCAGCCCTGGGGCCCGCTGGAACTGGCCGGGCGCGATGTCTACGTCGCGGAGGGCTGTTACAACTGCCACAGCCAGCAGATCCGGCCGTTTCGTGCCGAGACCGAGCGCTACGGCCACTACTCGGTGGCCGGCGAGCATGTCTACGACCGCCCCTTCCAGTGGGGTTCGAAGCGCACCGGACCGGACCTGGCCCGTGTCGGCGGGCTCTACAGCGACGACTGGCATTACCTGCACATGATGGATCCGCGTGCGGTGGTGCCGGGCTCCAACATGCCGGCCTATCCGTGGCTGGCCGAGCGCTATGTCGATCCGGAAGTGATTCAGCGGCGCATGCGTGCTCTCCAACGTATCGGCACCCCCTACACCGACGAGGACATCGAGGGCGCCGTCGAGGCGGTGGCCGGCAGAACCGAGATGGACGCCATCATCGCCTACCTGCAGAGTCTGGGCACCGATTGGACCGGACAGCACGCCGCCGCCGACGATAGCGGGGGTGACTCATGA
- the ccoN gene encoding cytochrome-c oxidase, cbb3-type subunit I, whose protein sequence is MSQTTTYNDKVVRQFAWATVIWGIVGMAVGVFIAAQLIWPGLGWEIPWLSYGRLRPLHTNAVIFAFGGSALFATSYYCVQRTSHVRLFSDKLAAFTFWGWQAVIVGAAITLPMGHTMGKEYAELIWPLAVLIAIVWVAYAVVFFGTIVQRKVRHIYVANWFFGAYILTIAVLHIVNNLAIPTGWLHSYPLYAGAVDAMVQWWYGHNAVGFFLTAGFLGMMYYFVPKQAGRPVYSYRLSIVHFWSLIAIYMWAGPHHLHYTSVPDWVQTLGMVFSVMLLAPSWGGMINGIMTLSGVWYKLRTDPALRFMIVALSFYGIATFEGPMMSIKTVNALSHYTDWTIGHVHAGALGWVAMISIGALYSLWPRLMGVEKMYSTRLMEWHFWVSTIGTVLYIVAMWIAGVMQGLMWRTFNDDGTLTYTFIEVLQFTEPYYILRLIGGFIFTAGMFFMVYNFWKTAQMGRTDEAPVIEPKGATA, encoded by the coding sequence ATGAGCCAAACCACTACCTATAACGACAAGGTCGTCCGGCAATTTGCCTGGGCCACCGTGATCTGGGGCATCGTCGGCATGGCCGTCGGCGTGTTCATCGCTGCCCAGCTGATCTGGCCGGGCCTGGGCTGGGAGATTCCGTGGCTGAGCTACGGACGTCTGCGACCATTGCATACCAACGCCGTGATCTTTGCCTTCGGCGGTTCGGCCCTGTTTGCCACCAGCTATTACTGCGTGCAGCGCACCTCGCACGTGCGACTGTTTTCCGACAAGCTGGCCGCCTTCACCTTCTGGGGCTGGCAGGCGGTCATCGTCGGCGCGGCCATCACCCTGCCCATGGGCCACACCATGGGCAAGGAATATGCCGAACTGATCTGGCCGCTGGCGGTGCTGATTGCCATCGTCTGGGTTGCCTATGCCGTGGTGTTTTTCGGCACCATCGTCCAGCGCAAGGTCCGGCACATCTACGTGGCCAACTGGTTCTTCGGTGCCTACATCCTCACCATCGCGGTGCTGCACATCGTCAACAACCTGGCCATTCCTACCGGCTGGCTGCACTCCTACCCGCTCTATGCCGGCGCGGTCGACGCCATGGTGCAGTGGTGGTACGGCCACAATGCAGTCGGCTTCTTCCTGACCGCCGGCTTCCTCGGCATGATGTATTACTTCGTGCCCAAGCAGGCCGGGCGGCCGGTCTACTCCTACCGCCTGTCCATCGTGCACTTCTGGTCGCTGATCGCGATCTACATGTGGGCCGGCCCGCACCATCTCCACTACACCTCGGTGCCCGACTGGGTGCAGACCCTCGGCATGGTGTTCTCGGTCATGTTGCTGGCGCCGAGCTGGGGCGGCATGATCAACGGCATCATGACGCTCTCGGGCGTGTGGTACAAGCTGCGCACCGACCCGGCGCTGCGCTTCATGATCGTGGCGCTGTCGTTCTACGGCATCGCCACTTTCGAGGGTCCGATGATGTCGATCAAGACGGTCAACGCGCTGTCGCACTACACCGACTGGACCATCGGCCACGTTCATGCCGGTGCGCTGGGCTGGGTGGCGATGATCTCCATCGGCGCGCTCTACAGCCTGTGGCCACGCCTGATGGGCGTGGAGAAGATGTATTCCACCCGCCTGATGGAGTGGCACTTCTGGGTCTCGACCATCGGTACCGTGCTCTACATCGTGGCCATGTGGATTGCCGGGGTGATGCAGGGTCTGATGTGGCGCACCTTCAATGATGACGGCACGCTGACCTACACCTTCATCGAGGTGCTGCAGTTCACCGAGCCCTACTACATCCTGCGCCTGATTGGTGGATTCATCTTTACCGCCGGCATGTTCTTCATGGTCTACAACTTCTGGAAGACCGCCCAGATGGGCCGCACCGATGAGGCGCCGGTCATCGAGCCGAAAGGAGCGACGGCATGA
- the ccoP gene encoding cytochrome-c oxidase, cbb3-type subunit III, protein MSAFWHWFVIIGTLGFTAWVIWLLVSTQLARVPSMKNEEGEETTGHVWDEDITELNKPLPRWWLWLFYGTIIWTLLYLVLYPGLGNFQGVLGWSSEGQYQEERAQAAADFEERFGELLDRPIEELVEHPDALRMGSNIYAHNCSTCHGSDARGAPGYPNLTDGHWIWGGEPDQVFTSIYEGRHAVMPPLGDVLGEQGVTRTAVYVQQLAGQSVDSSMAAAGRRHYEQQCAACHGVDGTGNVHLGAPDLTAGRYIYGSSLEALRQTIRDGREGIMPAQDRLLGEGRSKLVTAYVLSLNRDDDD, encoded by the coding sequence ATGAGCGCCTTCTGGCACTGGTTCGTCATTATCGGAACCCTGGGCTTTACCGCCTGGGTCATCTGGCTGCTGGTCAGCACCCAGCTTGCCCGCGTGCCCTCGATGAAGAACGAGGAAGGCGAGGAAACCACCGGCCATGTCTGGGACGAGGACATCACCGAGCTCAACAAACCGCTGCCGCGCTGGTGGCTGTGGCTGTTCTACGGCACAATCATCTGGACGCTGCTCTACCTGGTGCTCTACCCGGGGCTGGGCAATTTCCAGGGGGTGTTGGGATGGAGTTCCGAAGGCCAGTACCAGGAAGAGCGGGCGCAGGCCGCCGCGGACTTTGAGGAGCGCTTCGGCGAGTTGCTCGACCGGCCGATTGAAGAACTGGTCGAGCATCCCGATGCCCTGCGCATGGGCAGCAACATCTATGCCCACAACTGCTCGACCTGCCATGGCTCGGATGCGCGCGGTGCGCCGGGTTATCCCAACCTTACCGATGGCCACTGGATCTGGGGCGGCGAGCCTGACCAGGTCTTCACCAGCATCTACGAAGGTCGGCATGCGGTCATGCCGCCATTGGGCGATGTGCTGGGTGAGCAGGGTGTGACACGCACCGCTGTCTACGTCCAGCAACTGGCGGGGCAATCGGTCGACAGCAGCATGGCTGCGGCCGGCCGCCGTCACTATGAACAGCAGTGTGCTGCCTGTCATGGTGTAGATGGCACAGGCAACGTCCATCTTGGTGCCCCCGACCTCACGGCCGGAAGGTACATTTATGGCAGCAGCCTCGAAGCTCTGCGCCAGACCATTCGCGATGGCCGCGAAGGCATCATGCCGGCACAGGATCGGCTGCTTGGCGAAGGCCGATCGAAGCTGGTGACCGCCTACGTGCTGAGCCTGAACCGGGACGACGATGACTGA